From a single Micrococcales bacterium genomic region:
- the cydD gene encoding thiol reductant ABC exporter subunit CydD: MRGFDRRLLVYARSTRTFLVASVVVQAVQALLIVAQAFLIAGVIVRVFTEGADLAGVMPEVVRLAVVIGLRALVAFLAEWLAHRTAATAISELRMSAWRHMMGLGPAWLSTQRTGELAQLLVRGVGALEAYYARYLPQLVLAVVVPLIVGTAILTEDVLAAVIVALTVPLIPVFMVLVGWVSQSRVDRQWRWLSVLGNHFLDVVEGLPTLKAFNRAQHQVGQIRAVGEEHRRATMGVLRITFLSALVLELLSTLSVALIAVSIGVRLVAGDMTLMAGLTVLILAPEVYLPLRMVGQHFHAAAEGADAADRVFAVLEQQPPTTGTADLATPDADITLESVTLGYDEQPVVMDLTATIPAGRITVINGPSGAGKTTVLNALLGFLPARSGRVLVGSQDLAHVDVRQWWREIAWVPQSPQLLPATLRENLTMGQDTDTAEVLRQTRLAEWVEALPDGLDTVIGEGGRPVSVGQARRIALARALLRRSRVLMLDEPTAGVDPQSERAIVDVLREVDATVVVVGHRSAINDIADHTIAVGVVV, encoded by the coding sequence GTGCGTGGATTCGACCGGCGGCTGCTCGTGTACGCCCGTTCCACGCGCACCTTCCTGGTCGCCAGCGTCGTGGTCCAGGCTGTCCAAGCCCTGCTCATCGTGGCCCAGGCGTTCCTCATCGCCGGGGTCATCGTGCGGGTCTTCACCGAAGGCGCCGACCTCGCCGGGGTCATGCCCGAGGTGGTGCGGCTGGCGGTGGTGATCGGCCTGCGCGCCCTGGTCGCGTTCCTGGCCGAATGGCTGGCCCACCGGACCGCAGCCACCGCGATCAGTGAGCTGCGGATGTCGGCGTGGCGGCACATGATGGGCCTCGGACCGGCCTGGTTGTCCACGCAGCGCACCGGTGAGCTGGCCCAGTTGCTGGTGCGCGGGGTCGGCGCTCTGGAGGCCTACTACGCCCGCTACCTGCCGCAGTTGGTGCTGGCGGTGGTCGTGCCGTTGATCGTGGGCACGGCGATCCTGACCGAGGATGTGCTGGCGGCGGTCATCGTAGCGCTCACCGTGCCGTTGATCCCCGTGTTCATGGTCCTCGTGGGTTGGGTGAGTCAGTCCCGGGTTGACCGGCAGTGGCGATGGTTGTCCGTGCTCGGCAACCACTTCCTGGACGTCGTCGAGGGCTTGCCGACACTCAAGGCCTTCAACCGGGCGCAGCACCAGGTCGGGCAGATCCGGGCGGTGGGGGAGGAACACCGCCGGGCCACCATGGGGGTACTGCGGATCACGTTCCTGTCCGCGCTGGTGCTGGAACTGCTGTCGACCCTGTCCGTGGCCCTCATCGCAGTGTCGATCGGTGTCCGCCTGGTCGCCGGGGACATGACATTGATGGCGGGGCTTACGGTACTCATCCTCGCCCCGGAGGTGTACTTGCCGCTGCGCATGGTCGGGCAGCACTTCCACGCCGCCGCGGAGGGGGCAGACGCCGCCGACCGCGTGTTCGCGGTCCTGGAGCAGCAGCCGCCCACCACCGGCACGGCGGACCTGGCGACCCCGGACGCGGACATCACCCTGGAGTCGGTGACGCTGGGGTACGACGAACAGCCGGTGGTCATGGACCTGACGGCCACCATCCCGGCGGGCCGGATCACGGTGATCAACGGGCCCTCCGGTGCCGGTAAGACGACTGTGCTGAACGCCCTGCTCGGCTTCCTTCCCGCCCGTAGCGGCCGGGTGCTGGTGGGTTCGCAGGACCTTGCGCACGTCGATGTGCGGCAGTGGTGGCGGGAGATCGCGTGGGTGCCGCAGAGCCCGCAGTTGCTGCCCGCCACGTTGCGGGAGAACCTCACGATGGGACAGGACACCGACACCGCCGAGGTGCTCCGGCAGACCCGGCTGGCCGAGTGGGTCGAGGCGCTGCCCGACGGCCTGGACACGGTCATCGGAGAGGGCGGCCGGCCGGTCTCGGTCGGGCAGGCACGCCGCATCGCGCTGGCCAGGGCGTTGCTACGAAGGTCGCGCGTGCTCATGCTCGACGAGCCGACCGCCGGGGTCGATCCGCAGTCCGAGCGGGCGATCGTGGACGTCCTGCGTGAGGTGGATGCCACGGTTGTCGTGGTCGGTCACCGTTCGGCGATCAACGACATCGCCGACCACACGATCGCGGTGGGGGTGGTCGTGTGA
- a CDS encoding C69 family dipeptidase — translation MCDTFVSLPSATTDGSVILGKNSDREPNEAHEIVLLPAADHDEHRVRATYIDIAQVRHTNAVVLSKPYWLWGAEMGVNEHGVSIGNEAVFTKATREKQPGLLGMDLLRLGLERAATSDEAVEVITTLLVAHGQGGQAGHTHKLFYDNSFLISDRTQAWILETVGRDWAAQRVDRSGSISNGLTLGRVERASPGLRDVAVTDRSDFLYTRFSDSAARQCRTSDSLAAQRGHIDVAAAMRLLRDHGDTEQGWTPAKGVTGQTVCAHAGPGPIRVAQSTGSMVSHVTADDITVWLTGTSAPCTSVFKPVWFAGGLPAGPAPGKRFDPSTRWWRHEVLHRATLQNYPERIATYAKLRDDLEAQFRTQAQSASDRAGFTADCFAAADAAEEQWLQAMAAVPAGKNPALYRRAWRSWDDLAGMT, via the coding sequence ATGTGCGACACGTTCGTCTCTCTGCCCAGCGCGACCACTGACGGCTCGGTGATCCTGGGCAAGAACAGTGACCGCGAGCCCAATGAAGCCCACGAGATCGTGCTGCTGCCGGCGGCCGACCACGACGAGCACCGTGTGCGCGCGACCTACATCGACATCGCACAGGTCCGGCACACCAACGCGGTGGTGCTGTCCAAGCCCTACTGGCTCTGGGGTGCCGAGATGGGCGTCAACGAGCACGGCGTCTCGATCGGCAACGAAGCGGTGTTCACGAAAGCGACGCGGGAGAAGCAACCCGGCTTGCTCGGCATGGATCTGCTGCGCCTCGGGCTCGAGCGCGCCGCGACGTCCGATGAGGCGGTGGAGGTCATCACTACCCTGCTCGTGGCGCACGGCCAGGGCGGGCAGGCTGGACACACCCACAAACTGTTCTACGACAACAGTTTCCTCATCAGTGACCGCACGCAGGCCTGGATCCTGGAGACGGTCGGTCGCGACTGGGCGGCTCAGCGCGTCGACCGGAGCGGGTCCATCAGCAACGGGCTGACCCTCGGGCGTGTCGAACGGGCATCGCCGGGGCTGCGCGATGTTGCGGTCACGGACCGTTCCGATTTCCTCTACACCAGGTTTTCCGACTCCGCCGCCCGGCAGTGCCGGACCTCGGACAGCCTCGCCGCCCAGCGCGGACACATCGATGTGGCTGCGGCGATGCGACTGCTTCGCGACCACGGGGACACCGAGCAGGGGTGGACACCGGCCAAGGGGGTGACCGGCCAGACGGTGTGCGCCCATGCCGGCCCCGGTCCGATCCGGGTGGCCCAGTCGACCGGCTCGATGGTGTCGCACGTGACTGCCGACGACATCACCGTGTGGCTCACCGGCACCTCCGCTCCGTGCACCTCGGTCTTCAAGCCGGTGTGGTTCGCCGGCGGGTTGCCGGCCGGGCCCGCACCGGGCAAGCGGTTCGACCCGAGCACCCGGTGGTGGCGCCATGAGGTGCTGCACCGCGCGACGCTGCAGAACTACCCGGAGCGCATCGCCACCTACGCGAAACTGCGCGACGACCTCGAGGCGCAGTTCCGCACGCAGGCGCAATCTGCCTCCGATCGGGCCGGGTTCACCGCCGACTGCTTCGCGGCGGCCGATGCCGCTGAGGAGCAGTGGTTGCAGGCGATGGCAGCGGTTCCGGCGGGGAAGAACCCGGCGCTGTACCGGCGGGCCTGGCGGTCCTGGGACGACCTCGCGGGGATGACATGA
- a CDS encoding response regulator transcription factor: protein MLGETVRVAIIDDHRLCSEGLRAWLSANVPEVLVVHVGTDPQAALALVDSFDVVLLDLELGATAPPAALSVELFIGAGVQVILLTGAVRGNALREALLAGAGGYVTKAAEPVELVRLLEQVSHGEYRITPEFAAALSSVNAPELSAQELRALRLYAQGLTLRQVARRMSVSHYTAKEYLDRVRAKYQAMGRSVRTKAQMQAAAQQDGLLEL from the coding sequence GTGCTGGGGGAGACCGTGCGGGTAGCCATCATTGATGACCATCGCCTGTGCAGTGAAGGCCTGCGGGCCTGGCTGTCGGCCAACGTCCCGGAGGTGCTGGTCGTGCACGTGGGCACCGACCCGCAGGCGGCGCTGGCCCTGGTGGACTCGTTCGACGTGGTGCTCCTGGACCTCGAACTCGGGGCCACGGCCCCGCCGGCCGCGCTGTCCGTGGAGTTGTTCATCGGAGCCGGCGTGCAGGTGATCCTGCTGACCGGCGCGGTTCGCGGCAACGCCCTGCGGGAGGCGCTACTGGCCGGTGCCGGCGGCTATGTCACCAAGGCCGCCGAGCCGGTGGAACTGGTGCGGTTGCTGGAACAGGTGTCCCACGGCGAGTACCGCATCACCCCGGAGTTCGCAGCCGCGCTCAGCAGTGTCAACGCCCCCGAGCTGTCGGCCCAGGAACTGCGGGCGCTGCGGCTCTACGCGCAGGGACTCACGCTGCGGCAGGTCGCCCGACGGATGTCCGTGTCCCACTACACGGCCAAGGAGTACCTCGACCGGGTCCGTGCGAAGTACCAGGCCATGGGTCGCTCGGTGCGGACGAAGGCCCAGATGCAGGCAGCCGCACAGCAGGACGGGCTCCTCGAGCTCTGA
- a CDS encoding cation:proton antiporter: MDPLTSLFWVVLVGALAPLVVKILPGPRLPGVVFMLIGGIIIGPELLARANPDDMSLLSTIGLSFLFLLAGYELDLALLRQPAGRIALRSWFLSAALGLVVTALLYETGVVNDFIAIAIGLTTTALGTLLPILRETGMMSGPLGPYIFAAGAAGEFLPIVAMALLLTSAGPIEGVFALVGMAIATFIALWLIRFVKGRRWGEKFMLAEESTGQNTLRWTMVLLAGLVLVADDFGLDVVLGAFLAGVVLRQWAPVSAESLERKLEVVGYGVFIPIFFVTSGMKLDIDSIVQNPLRLLLFFGLLFAVRGLPQLLMYRRTLDRRRRWQMVFLTATALPLLVALTDVGTESGLMLPENAAALVGAGVLSVVVFPLLATSLKPAPEPESVASR, from the coding sequence ATGGATCCGCTCACGTCGCTGTTCTGGGTCGTGCTGGTCGGGGCGCTGGCCCCGCTGGTCGTCAAGATCCTGCCCGGTCCGCGGCTTCCGGGCGTGGTCTTCATGCTGATCGGCGGGATCATCATCGGCCCGGAGTTGCTGGCCCGTGCCAACCCCGACGACATGTCCCTGCTCTCCACGATCGGCTTGTCCTTCCTGTTCCTGCTGGCCGGCTACGAGCTGGATCTGGCTTTGCTGCGCCAGCCGGCGGGCCGCATCGCGCTGCGCTCCTGGTTCCTCAGTGCCGCGCTGGGTCTGGTGGTCACCGCGCTTCTGTACGAGACGGGTGTCGTCAACGACTTCATCGCGATCGCCATCGGCCTGACTACCACCGCACTGGGCACCCTGCTGCCGATCCTGCGGGAAACCGGCATGATGTCCGGTCCGCTCGGTCCGTACATCTTTGCCGCAGGCGCTGCGGGGGAGTTCCTCCCGATCGTGGCGATGGCGCTGCTGCTCACCTCCGCCGGGCCGATCGAAGGGGTATTCGCCCTGGTGGGGATGGCGATCGCCACGTTCATCGCCCTGTGGCTCATCCGTTTCGTCAAGGGTCGCCGGTGGGGTGAGAAGTTCATGCTCGCCGAGGAGTCGACCGGGCAGAACACTCTGCGGTGGACGATGGTCCTGCTCGCCGGACTGGTGCTCGTCGCCGATGATTTCGGACTGGACGTGGTACTCGGGGCGTTCCTGGCCGGCGTGGTGCTGCGACAGTGGGCTCCGGTCTCCGCGGAGTCCTTGGAGCGCAAACTCGAGGTGGTCGGCTACGGGGTGTTCATCCCCATCTTCTTCGTGACCTCCGGGATGAAGCTGGACATCGACTCCATCGTGCAGAACCCCCTGCGACTGCTGCTGTTCTTCGGTCTGCTGTTCGCCGTGCGCGGCCTGCCGCAGTTGCTGATGTACCGCCGTACGCTCGACCGCAGGCGGCGGTGGCAGATGGTGTTTCTGACGGCCACGGCGCTGCCGCTGCTGGTGGCCCTCACCGACGTGGGCACCGAGTCCGGGCTCATGCTCCCCGAGAACGCTGCGGCCCTGGTGGGCGCTGGAGTGCTGTCGGTCGTGGTGTTCCCTCTCCTGGCGACCTCGCTGAAGCCCGCACCCGAACCGGAATCGGTCGCCTCCCGCTGA
- a CDS encoding hemerythrin domain-containing protein has protein sequence MSTDSTGGEQDVLDLLTQEHREVEDLLDQLSMPGTREFDPRDIADVVIASLVRHSVAEEMYVYPAMREYLDDGEELVEHDIVEHQQLEESLKELEGLEPEDKRFVEVVDQLRAILADHVQDEEEEQFPRLREKIPADELVELRAKVELAEKLAPTRPHPSAPHSELFHKVVGPGVGMVDRLRDALSGRITP, from the coding sequence ATGAGCACCGACAGCACCGGTGGTGAGCAGGACGTCCTCGACCTGCTCACCCAGGAACACCGGGAGGTCGAGGACCTGCTAGACCAACTCAGCATGCCCGGTACCCGGGAGTTCGACCCCCGTGACATCGCCGACGTGGTCATCGCGAGCCTGGTGCGACACTCGGTCGCCGAGGAGATGTACGTGTATCCGGCGATGCGGGAGTACCTCGACGATGGCGAGGAGCTGGTGGAGCACGACATCGTCGAGCACCAGCAACTGGAGGAATCCCTCAAGGAACTCGAGGGTCTCGAGCCCGAGGACAAGAGATTCGTAGAGGTCGTCGACCAGCTGCGAGCCATTCTCGCCGACCATGTGCAGGACGAGGAGGAGGAGCAGTTCCCCCGCTTGCGTGAGAAGATCCCGGCCGACGAGCTCGTCGAGCTGCGTGCCAAGGTCGAACTGGCCGAGAAGCTCGCCCCCACCCGCCCACATCCCAGCGCGCCGCACAGCGAGCTCTTCCACAAGGTGGTCGGCCCCGGGGTCGGCATGGTCGACCGGCTGCGGGACGCGCTGTCCGGGCGCATCACACCCTGA
- a CDS encoding SpoIIE family protein phosphatase: MAVAWAIDRRLRHIRRMTRTQSAIFDAVPDALLVLDDQGCVVAANHALAGLVPGAHVGQRVHPLLGHVLATGVDCGGGCILDDPSSLDRPVEVVDGERLRTDDRDVHIEYTAGRVDEHHWVVSLRDVGALVAADEDRRVLLEAATRQREQEILLRALGSPQLSSLPEVGGVDLDMFNVTTGREAPNGRDIVDVTELPDGRVLILMVDAQGSGVISVRDAWKVLYVARAYFTSGVALADLVSRTATTLAAETEPPKASVLAAVLDIRSGELELASGGHPPALIVHEDGSTAWVEASGRGVGRHVPAPRALPARCSPYGLPDPVHRRGRFRHP, translated from the coding sequence GTGGCTGTCGCGTGGGCGATCGACCGGCGGCTGCGCCACATACGGCGCATGACCCGCACGCAGAGTGCGATCTTCGACGCCGTTCCGGACGCTCTGCTGGTGCTCGACGACCAAGGGTGCGTCGTGGCCGCGAATCACGCGCTGGCCGGGCTCGTCCCCGGGGCACATGTTGGGCAGCGCGTGCACCCCCTGCTCGGGCATGTACTGGCCACCGGCGTGGATTGCGGCGGTGGCTGCATTCTGGACGACCCCTCGTCGCTGGACCGTCCGGTGGAGGTCGTCGACGGGGAACGTCTGCGCACCGACGATCGTGACGTCCACATCGAGTACACCGCCGGTCGCGTCGATGAACACCACTGGGTGGTCAGCCTCCGGGACGTCGGCGCGCTCGTGGCCGCGGATGAGGACCGCCGCGTTCTGCTCGAGGCCGCCACCCGCCAGCGGGAGCAGGAGATCCTGTTGCGGGCCCTGGGTTCGCCGCAACTGTCGTCGTTGCCCGAGGTCGGCGGCGTGGACCTCGACATGTTCAACGTCACCACGGGCCGCGAAGCACCGAACGGCCGCGACATCGTCGACGTCACAGAACTGCCGGACGGCCGTGTACTGATCCTGATGGTGGATGCCCAGGGGTCCGGTGTCATCTCCGTGCGCGACGCGTGGAAGGTCCTGTACGTCGCACGCGCCTACTTCACCTCCGGCGTTGCGCTCGCCGACCTCGTGTCGCGTACGGCGACGACTCTGGCCGCCGAGACCGAGCCCCCGAAGGCATCCGTGCTGGCGGCGGTCCTGGACATCCGCAGCGGCGAACTCGAACTCGCCAGCGGCGGGCACCCACCGGCGCTGATCGTCCATGAGGACGGGTCCACGGCGTGGGTGGAGGCCAGCGGTCGCGGGGTGGGGCGCCACGTCCCGGCTCCCAGAGCACTGCCCGCGCGCTGCTCTCCCTACGGACTCCCTGATCCTGTACACCGACGGGGTCGTTTCCGGCACCCGTGA
- a CDS encoding ANTAR domain-containing protein — translation MKPDPEAPLAQTVAALGKEVRDLRASARMRAVIEQAKGVLVERHGITLDEAFERLRSMSQEHNVRVVEVAATVVGVAIPEAEDAELGDRLLEEQLPVSPATSSTWRTLRQQPDVRAGVVTAIMDAVASSTDTGHEAAELVLDLLEPHDVAAVTIYRTSPDGSLRLVGQVNVPSDLASSWRSVPPSTDIPFVRSVLDEVALFWGDRDERLREYPQLSQAASVAFEATATIPVADQGVVVGVVGLVWRTRQTFDDARRETITRAVQRVAPLLMRNLRASDPELEWLNALMGLHLDPWLLLDVVVDSQGVPSGLVVQDVEPGVAGGQAWLGRRVLEIWPFMAQDGTREALMGLARTGGAWSTTITQQSPAPWGSPGSIVRAVRLGQRIALLWRALPA, via the coding sequence ATGAAACCGGATCCGGAGGCGCCTCTGGCCCAGACCGTCGCGGCGCTGGGCAAGGAAGTCCGCGACCTGCGCGCCTCGGCGCGGATGCGCGCGGTCATCGAACAGGCCAAAGGTGTGCTCGTGGAGCGTCACGGGATCACCCTGGACGAGGCGTTCGAGCGCCTGCGCAGCATGTCCCAGGAGCACAACGTCCGGGTCGTCGAAGTCGCCGCCACTGTGGTGGGGGTGGCGATCCCGGAGGCGGAGGACGCTGAACTCGGTGACCGGCTCCTCGAGGAGCAGCTGCCGGTCTCGCCGGCGACTTCCAGCACTTGGCGGACCTTGCGGCAGCAGCCGGATGTGAGAGCCGGAGTGGTCACCGCGATCATGGACGCGGTGGCCTCGTCCACGGACACCGGGCACGAGGCCGCGGAACTCGTGCTGGATCTGCTCGAGCCGCACGACGTGGCCGCTGTGACGATCTACCGGACCAGCCCCGACGGCTCCCTGCGGCTGGTCGGGCAGGTGAACGTCCCCAGCGACCTCGCGAGCTCCTGGCGCAGCGTTCCGCCGAGCACGGACATCCCCTTCGTGCGATCGGTCCTCGACGAGGTGGCGCTGTTCTGGGGGGATCGTGATGAGCGGCTCCGGGAATACCCCCAACTGTCCCAGGCCGCCTCCGTCGCGTTCGAGGCCACCGCGACGATCCCCGTGGCGGACCAGGGGGTGGTGGTCGGGGTCGTGGGCCTTGTCTGGCGGACCCGACAGACTTTCGACGACGCCCGCCGCGAGACGATCACCCGAGCCGTGCAGCGGGTGGCCCCCTTACTGATGCGGAACCTGCGCGCCAGCGATCCGGAACTGGAGTGGCTCAACGCGCTGATGGGACTGCACCTCGACCCGTGGCTACTCCTGGACGTCGTGGTCGATTCGCAAGGGGTGCCCAGCGGCCTGGTGGTGCAGGATGTCGAGCCCGGCGTCGCCGGCGGGCAGGCGTGGCTGGGACGCCGGGTGCTGGAGATCTGGCCTTTCATGGCCCAGGACGGCACCAGGGAGGCACTGATGGGTCTGGCCCGGACCGGTGGCGCCTGGTCGACGACGATCACTCAGCAGTCCCCGGCACCCTGGGGATCGCCGGGGAGCATCGTGCGCGCGGTCAGGCTCGGTCAGAGGATCGCCCTGTTGTGGCGGGCCCTGCCGGCGTGA
- a CDS encoding STAS domain-containing protein — MAEVSSLTIADGTATLRLVGEVGQADADRLRPLVTTHPALTALVVDLADCTYLDPAGVDLVGMVMGAAVDRGATITMEGASPNVRIILGIAGLLDLVGGDPGDDTS; from the coding sequence ATGGCTGAAGTCTCCAGCCTGACCATCGCCGACGGTACCGCGACGCTGAGGCTCGTCGGCGAGGTCGGGCAGGCCGACGCCGATCGGTTGCGGCCCCTCGTGACGACGCACCCGGCACTCACCGCGCTCGTCGTGGACCTGGCGGATTGCACGTACCTCGATCCGGCCGGGGTGGATCTGGTGGGCATGGTCATGGGTGCAGCCGTCGACCGGGGCGCCACCATCACGATGGAGGGAGCCTCGCCGAACGTGCGCATCATCCTGGGAATCGCAGGTCTGCTCGACCTTGTGGGCGGCGACCCGGGTGATGACACCTCATGA
- a CDS encoding SigB/SigF/SigG family RNA polymerase sigma factor — MFVHLISRPLTATSRLPRTAVEALADSLRRAGAEVLADTGPAEPDLGEAVAACTEHLRETWRQRCPQVVHAVGVVATMAALTARPPGVPVVATFDETPSPNDLERALAREVDAVLPLSSAEQDTWRRRGVPTLSPGVMAVPSPMARTHDTEIPAHVVSLDSGPGLDAAVRSMPYWPSHRLVVLSRLPDTTRTRMRHLAESLGVHERISYRPGLRGQHRTRVWENAALLLAGTDGARHGGFVLEAASHGVAALAVATGAHLDHIVAGATGALIDVDRGPRALGRAVRELLADPLRCGGLGAGAGVRLQALHEQPALGARVLNVYRDVLADPQPEERSTPMLTPERRVLAVDYLPLARQLAHRYAGRGQRLEDLIQVASLGLVRAAARFDPELGTQFHSFAVPTILGELRRHFRDHAWAARVPRSLQEATLKVQKAADELRATHGHDASSAEIAEHLGLLEQEGLQAVQARGEAMSSKSLDHPMGEGGDEAFGDLVGDVDGDLEYVELREAVRTALSRLPERERQILQMRFFGERTQSEIAEVLGLSQVHVSRLITRTLAALRDHITQDVPLPKAWSEDGAAPDRAVRAAA, encoded by the coding sequence ATGTTCGTACATCTGATTTCCCGTCCCTTGACCGCCACGTCGCGCCTTCCGCGTACCGCTGTGGAAGCTCTGGCCGATTCCTTGCGCCGGGCTGGCGCCGAGGTCCTGGCCGACACAGGCCCCGCCGAGCCCGATCTCGGTGAAGCGGTGGCCGCCTGCACCGAGCACCTGCGCGAGACCTGGCGCCAGCGGTGCCCGCAGGTCGTGCATGCGGTGGGGGTCGTGGCCACGATGGCGGCACTGACCGCCCGGCCGCCTGGAGTGCCCGTGGTCGCCACATTCGACGAGACTCCCAGCCCCAACGACCTCGAGCGGGCACTGGCCCGGGAGGTGGACGCCGTGCTGCCCCTGTCCTCGGCGGAGCAGGACACCTGGCGGCGCCGGGGCGTACCAACACTGTCCCCAGGTGTGATGGCGGTCCCCTCGCCCATGGCACGTACGCACGACACCGAGATCCCGGCGCATGTGGTGAGCCTGGACAGCGGGCCGGGCCTGGATGCCGCAGTGCGCTCGATGCCCTACTGGCCGTCCCACCGGTTGGTGGTGCTGAGCCGGCTGCCTGACACCACCCGTACCCGCATGCGCCACCTGGCCGAGAGTCTCGGCGTGCACGAGCGCATCAGTTACCGACCCGGGCTGCGCGGGCAACACCGGACACGGGTCTGGGAGAACGCGGCACTGCTGCTGGCCGGTACGGACGGCGCACGCCATGGCGGTTTTGTCCTGGAGGCGGCCAGCCACGGGGTCGCCGCGCTGGCCGTGGCCACCGGGGCCCACCTCGACCACATCGTCGCGGGTGCGACGGGGGCGCTCATCGACGTGGACCGTGGCCCCCGTGCTCTGGGCCGCGCGGTGCGAGAACTGCTCGCCGATCCACTCCGGTGTGGCGGTCTGGGTGCAGGAGCCGGCGTCCGGCTGCAAGCGCTGCACGAACAGCCTGCGCTGGGTGCGCGGGTGTTGAACGTCTACCGGGACGTGCTGGCGGACCCGCAGCCCGAAGAGCGCTCGACTCCCATGCTCACGCCGGAGCGCCGGGTGTTGGCCGTGGACTACCTGCCTCTGGCCCGTCAACTGGCGCACCGGTACGCCGGGCGCGGGCAGCGACTGGAGGACCTGATCCAGGTCGCCTCGCTGGGACTGGTGCGCGCTGCCGCGCGTTTCGACCCGGAACTCGGCACGCAGTTCCACTCGTTCGCCGTGCCGACCATCCTCGGGGAGTTACGCCGGCATTTCCGTGACCACGCCTGGGCGGCTCGTGTCCCGCGCAGCTTGCAGGAGGCGACCCTGAAGGTCCAGAAGGCCGCCGACGAGTTGCGTGCCACCCACGGCCACGACGCCTCTTCCGCTGAGATCGCCGAACACTTGGGCCTGCTGGAGCAGGAGGGCCTGCAGGCTGTGCAGGCCAGGGGCGAGGCGATGAGCTCGAAGTCCTTGGATCACCCCATGGGCGAGGGTGGGGACGAGGCCTTCGGCGATCTGGTAGGCGATGTGGACGGCGACCTGGAGTACGTGGAGCTGCGGGAGGCAGTCCGCACGGCCCTGAGCCGGTTGCCCGAGCGGGAGCGGCAGATCCTGCAGATGCGCTTCTTCGGCGAGCGCACGCAGTCGGAGATCGCCGAGGTTCTCGGCTTGTCACAGGTGCACGTGTCACGGCTGATCACCCGCACGCTGGCTGCCCTGCGCGACCACATCACGCAGGATGTGCCATTGCCGAAGGCCTGGTCCGAGGATGGTGCAGCGCCCGACCGTGCCGTCCGCGCAGCGGCCTGA
- a CDS encoding TIGR00725 family protein, translated as MLTIAVVGPAQAPPQVLSQAEEVGRLLAACGHVVVTGGHGGVMEAASRGAAISGGLVLALLPGSERDANPFVTLALPTGLGEMRNALLVRVADAVVCVGGSWGTLSEVALGLRTGVPVVMLHGWSLPAGPVLADSPQDAVRTAIDLATRYRGLR; from the coding sequence ATGTTGACCATTGCCGTGGTGGGCCCAGCGCAGGCGCCGCCACAGGTGCTCTCGCAGGCCGAGGAGGTCGGACGGCTGCTGGCCGCCTGCGGCCATGTCGTCGTGACCGGCGGTCACGGTGGGGTCATGGAGGCGGCATCCCGGGGAGCGGCCATCTCCGGTGGCCTGGTGCTGGCACTTCTGCCCGGCAGCGAGCGCGACGCCAATCCATTCGTCACCCTGGCCCTGCCCACCGGCTTGGGGGAGATGCGCAACGCCCTGCTCGTGCGCGTCGCCGATGCGGTGGTCTGCGTCGGCGGCAGTTGGGGCACGCTCAGCGAGGTGGCCCTGGGGCTGCGGACGGGGGTGCCGGTGGTGATGCTGCACGGGTGGTCGCTGCCAGCCGGACCGGTCCTCGCAGACTCTCCCCAGGACGCGGTACGCACGGCCATCGACCTGGCCACCCGTTACCGCGGATTGCGCTGA